The following coding sequences lie in one bacterium genomic window:
- a CDS encoding MmgE/PrpD family protein: MSTAARPSLTRRMAEYAVGLRYDDLPADDVKEAKRFLLDSVGCALAAVRNPDMAAMYRFIRRQGGTPEATLIGTGEKTNAANASLMNSLLIRALDYNDIFWEQDPSHPSGIIFGALSPAEACGRDGREAIVGIMIAYELELRWCLACFPGVREVGWHHATLTQFVSPFVAGRMYGLGVDQLVAAAGISGSSHFTLGGVVAGHLTNMKNTADPLATQAGVLAAQMAAEGYEGPVEVIEGKEGFQHVIHNVQLKPEILLDGLGTQPPMIRRCGYKAFPTEALTHQPMSAVLGAMQENGLKAEDLASIHIQTTTRGADILSDASKYDPQTKETADHSLPYCLAAVAADGGVYPSSFEKEKLFDPRIRALLPKIKVVANAEIDAMFPGTKRAIATLTTGDGRTFTKTVDHAKGSPLNPLSDDELVAKFRANAGGVLDKAAQDRVIEATWDFENCRDLGGYLKLLKTD, translated from the coding sequence ATGAGCACCGCCGCCCGCCCCAGCCTGACGCGCCGCATGGCCGAGTACGCCGTAGGCCTGCGCTATGACGACCTGCCCGCCGACGACGTGAAGGAAGCCAAGCGCTTCCTGCTGGACTCGGTGGGCTGCGCCCTGGCCGCCGTGCGAAACCCGGACATGGCCGCCATGTACCGGTTCATCCGCCGGCAGGGCGGTACGCCCGAGGCCACGCTGATCGGCACCGGCGAGAAGACGAACGCCGCGAACGCATCGCTGATGAACAGCCTGCTGATCCGCGCGCTGGACTACAACGACATCTTCTGGGAGCAGGATCCCAGCCATCCCTCGGGCATCATCTTCGGCGCGCTGTCGCCGGCCGAGGCCTGCGGACGCGACGGTCGCGAGGCCATCGTCGGCATCATGATCGCCTACGAGCTGGAACTCCGGTGGTGCCTGGCCTGCTTCCCCGGCGTGCGCGAGGTGGGCTGGCACCATGCGACGCTGACACAGTTCGTGAGCCCGTTCGTGGCCGGTCGCATGTACGGGCTGGGCGTCGACCAGCTGGTGGCGGCCGCGGGCATCAGCGGCAGCAGCCACTTCACGCTGGGCGGCGTCGTAGCCGGTCACCTGACGAACATGAAGAACACCGCCGACCCGCTGGCCACGCAGGCCGGCGTGCTGGCGGCGCAGATGGCCGCCGAGGGTTACGAGGGTCCGGTCGAGGTCATCGAGGGCAAGGAGGGCTTCCAGCACGTCATCCACAATGTCCAGCTGAAGCCGGAGATCCTGCTCGACGGCCTGGGCACGCAGCCGCCGATGATCCGCCGCTGCGGCTACAAGGCCTTCCCGACCGAGGCCCTGACGCACCAGCCGATGTCGGCCGTGCTGGGCGCGATGCAGGAGAACGGGCTGAAAGCGGAGGACCTGGCGTCCATCCACATCCAGACCACGACGCGCGGCGCCGACATCCTCAGCGACGCAAGCAAATACGATCCGCAGACCAAGGAGACGGCCGACCACAGCCTGCCCTACTGCCTGGCGGCGGTGGCGGCCGACGGCGGCGTCTACCCCAGCAGCTTCGAGAAGGAGAAGCTCTTCGACCCGCGCATCCGCGCGCTGCTGCCGAAGATCAAGGTCGTGGCCAATGCGGAGATCGATGCCATGTTCCCGGGCACCAAGCGCGCCATCGCCACCCTGACGACCGGCGACGGGCGTACGTTCACCAAGACGGTCGACCACGCCAAGGGCAGCCCGCTCAACCCGCTCAGCGACGACGAACTGGTCGCGAAGTTCCGCGCCAATGCCGGCGGCGTGCTGGACAAGGCCGCGCAGGACCGCGTCATCGAGGCCACCTGGGACTTCGAGAACTGCCGGGACCTGGGCGGTTACCTGAAGCTGCTGAAGACGGACTGA
- a CDS encoding metal ABC transporter permease, producing MTPAFLGPLAAHAFLQYALLGGLLVAIPCGIVGSYVVIRRISYIAGAISHTVLAGLGLVQYLRVVHGMTWLSPLAGAAGAALLSALVIGWVSLRLRQREDTVIGAVWAVGMAAGIVLISLTPGYAADLMSYLFGNILMLTPRDLYLIAALAVAVLVVAALFHKQLLAVCFDDEFASLRGVRTARYHFLLLGLTALTVVVLVSVVGIIMVIALLTLPAATANHLTRRLSHMMIVAALLCAGLTAAGLALSYGPDLPAGAVTILLTGALYFATALVKRR from the coding sequence CTGACGCCGGCCTTCCTCGGCCCGCTGGCCGCACACGCCTTCCTGCAGTACGCGCTGCTGGGAGGCCTGCTGGTGGCCATCCCCTGCGGGATCGTCGGCAGCTACGTGGTGATCCGTCGCATCAGCTACATCGCGGGCGCCATCTCGCACACCGTGCTGGCCGGTCTCGGGCTGGTCCAGTACCTGCGGGTGGTGCACGGCATGACCTGGCTGTCGCCGCTGGCCGGCGCCGCCGGCGCCGCGCTCCTCTCGGCCCTGGTCATCGGCTGGGTGAGCCTGCGCCTGCGGCAGCGCGAGGATACCGTCATCGGCGCGGTCTGGGCCGTGGGCATGGCTGCGGGCATCGTCCTGATCAGCCTGACGCCCGGCTACGCCGCCGATCTCATGAGCTACCTGTTCGGCAACATCCTCATGCTCACGCCGCGCGACCTCTACCTGATCGCGGCGCTGGCCGTTGCGGTGCTGGTCGTGGCCGCGCTCTTCCACAAGCAACTGCTCGCCGTGTGCTTCGACGACGAGTTCGCCTCGCTCCGCGGCGTGCGCACGGCACGCTACCATTTCCTGCTGCTGGGCCTGACCGCACTGACGGTGGTCGTGCTGGTGTCGGTGGTCGGCATCATCATGGTCATCGCGCTGCTCACGCTGCCCGCCGCCACGGCCAACCACCTGACCAGGCGACTGTCGCACATGATGATCGTCGCGGCGCTGCTCTGTGCGGGGCTGACGGCGGCCGGGCTGGCACTCAGCTACGGGCCCGACCTGCCGGCCGGCGCGGTGACGATCCTGCTGACCGGCGCGCTGTACTTCGCCACGGCGCTCGTCAAGCGGCGCTGA
- a CDS encoding elongation factor G encodes MITDLGRIRNIGISAHIDSGKTTLTERILFYTGRIRAIHEVKGKDGVGATMDSMELERERGITIQSAATHTEWLDHQINIIDTPGHVDFTIEVERALKVLDGAILVLCSVAGVQSQSITVDRQMRRYNVPRVAFVNKCDRAGANPARVTEQLREKLKHNAVMMQIPIGLEDKLEGVIDLVKMRAFRFEGENGEQIIEGEIPASLKVEAELRREVMLDAASMFSDELMEALLEGTATEDMIHTAVRNGVLSTKLTPVFMGSAYKNKGVQLLLDAVTRYLPAPTDIDNTAIEVMRGGEEREFILSHSPEAGLVANAFKLEEGPYGQLTYVRVYQGTIRRSDDIYNSRTGKKVKVGRLGRMHASQMEEITEACSGDIIALFGVDCASGDTFTHGDRISLSSMHVPEPVVSLAIVPSDNKAANALSKALHRFTREDPTFRAHVDDETGDTIISGMGELHLEVYIERIKREFGAGVTSGAPQVKYRETITCPVDFDYTHKKQTGGSGQYAKIQGTLEPSDDGQFHFDNKVIGGNIPSEYISACEKGFAGSVDHGQFIGAPVQGLRVILRDGASHAVDSSDMAFQVACRAAVRKYYNHGKPVALEPLMLVSLEGPTEYQGEMIKTLMQRRGVIVGTTEDEGFVRVDANVPLAEMFGYASVLRSATAGKAEFTMEFARYAPAPAEVTEQLVKKFQDKRAEGH; translated from the coding sequence ATGATCACGGATCTGGGCAGGATCAGGAATATCGGCATCAGCGCCCACATCGATTCGGGCAAGACCACGCTGACCGAACGGATCCTCTTCTACACCGGGCGCATCCGGGCCATTCACGAGGTGAAGGGCAAGGACGGCGTCGGCGCCACCATGGACTCGATGGAGCTTGAGCGCGAGCGCGGGATCACGATCCAGAGCGCGGCGACGCACACCGAGTGGCTCGACCATCAGATCAACATCATCGACACCCCGGGGCACGTCGACTTCACCATCGAGGTGGAGCGCGCCCTCAAGGTGCTCGATGGCGCCATCCTGGTGCTGTGCTCGGTGGCCGGCGTGCAGAGCCAGTCGATCACCGTCGACCGGCAGATGCGCCGCTACAACGTGCCTCGCGTCGCCTTCGTGAACAAGTGTGACCGCGCCGGCGCCAACCCGGCCCGCGTGACCGAGCAGTTGCGCGAGAAGCTCAAGCACAACGCGGTCATGATGCAGATCCCGATCGGCCTCGAGGACAAGCTCGAGGGCGTGATCGACCTCGTGAAGATGCGCGCGTTCCGCTTCGAGGGCGAGAACGGCGAGCAGATCATCGAGGGCGAGATCCCGGCGTCCCTGAAGGTCGAGGCCGAGCTGCGCCGCGAGGTGATGCTCGACGCCGCCAGCATGTTCAGCGACGAGCTGATGGAGGCCCTGCTCGAGGGTACCGCCACCGAGGACATGATCCACACTGCAGTGCGCAACGGCGTGCTGTCGACGAAGCTCACGCCGGTGTTCATGGGCAGCGCCTACAAGAACAAGGGCGTGCAGCTGCTGCTGGACGCCGTGACGCGCTACCTGCCGGCGCCGACCGACATCGACAACACGGCCATCGAGGTGATGCGGGGCGGCGAGGAGCGCGAGTTCATCCTCAGCCACAGCCCGGAAGCAGGCCTGGTCGCGAACGCCTTCAAGCTGGAAGAGGGCCCGTACGGCCAGCTGACCTACGTGCGCGTCTACCAGGGTACGATTCGCCGCAGCGACGACATCTACAACAGCCGCACGGGCAAGAAGGTCAAGGTGGGCCGTCTGGGGCGCATGCACGCCAGCCAGATGGAGGAGATCACCGAGGCCTGCTCGGGCGACATCATCGCGCTGTTCGGCGTCGACTGCGCCAGCGGCGACACGTTCACGCACGGCGACCGCATCTCGCTGTCGAGCATGCACGTGCCCGAGCCGGTCGTGAGCCTGGCCATCGTGCCTTCGGACAACAAGGCCGCCAACGCCCTGAGCAAGGCGCTGCACCGCTTCACGCGCGAGGATCCGACGTTCCGCGCCCACGTGGACGACGAGACCGGCGACACGATCATCAGCGGCATGGGCGAGCTGCACCTCGAGGTGTACATCGAGCGCATCAAGCGCGAGTTCGGCGCCGGCGTCACGTCCGGCGCCCCGCAGGTGAAGTACCGCGAGACCATCACCTGCCCGGTCGACTTCGACTACACGCACAAGAAGCAGACCGGCGGCTCGGGCCAGTACGCCAAGATCCAGGGCACGCTCGAGCCCTCGGATGACGGGCAGTTCCACTTCGACAACAAGGTGATCGGCGGCAACATCCCGTCCGAGTACATCAGCGCCTGCGAAAAGGGCTTTGCCGGTTCGGTCGACCACGGCCAGTTCATCGGTGCACCGGTGCAGGGCCTGCGCGTGATCCTGCGCGACGGCGCCTCGCACGCGGTCGACTCCAGCGACATGGCCTTCCAGGTGGCCTGCCGCGCCGCGGTGCGCAAGTACTACAACCACGGCAAGCCGGTGGCGCTCGAGCCCCTGATGCTGGTGTCGCTCGAAGGCCCCACCGAGTACCAGGGCGAGATGATCAAGACGCTGATGCAGCGCCGCGGCGTCATCGTCGGCACGACCGAGGACGAGGGCTTCGTCCGCGTCGATGCCAACGTGCCTCTGGCCGAGATGTTCGGCTACGCGTCGGTGCTGCGCTCGGCGACGGCCGGCAAGGCCGAGTTCACGATGGAGTTCGCCCGCTACGCCCCGGCCCCGGCCGAGGTGACCGAGCAGCTGGTGAAGAAGTTCCAGGATAAGCGGGCCGAAGGCCACTAG
- a CDS encoding fructose-bisphosphate aldolase class II: protein MPLIPMRVLLDHAAEHDYGVGAFNVNSMEQIQAIMMAAAETNSPVIVQASRGARSFTNDNYLRHLMLAASELNPKIPIAMHQDHGNSPATCFSAIDQGFTSVMMDGSLMEDGKSPATYEYNVEVTRQVVKRAHSLGVTVEAEIGCLGGIEDGHGAGLTGDEALAHLTDPAEAERFVADTGCDALAVAIGTSHGAYKFTRKPEGDVLKMDVIEDIHRRLPNTHLVMHGSSSVPRELVDMINKYGGKLKESYGVPVEAIQKGIKHGVRKINVDTDNRLAITGAIRKVFAETPEKFDPRDYMKPAREAMAQVVKERMIAFGQAGWADKVPNIGLDEMARRYRS from the coding sequence ATGCCACTGATCCCGATGCGCGTCCTGCTCGACCACGCCGCTGAACACGACTACGGTGTGGGCGCCTTCAACGTGAACAGCATGGAGCAGATCCAGGCCATCATGATGGCTGCCGCCGAGACCAACAGCCCGGTCATCGTGCAGGCCAGCCGCGGGGCCCGATCGTTCACCAACGACAACTACCTGCGCCATCTCATGCTGGCCGCGTCCGAACTGAACCCGAAGATCCCCATCGCTATGCACCAGGACCACGGCAACAGCCCGGCCACGTGCTTCAGCGCCATCGACCAGGGCTTCACCTCGGTGATGATGGACGGCTCGCTGATGGAGGACGGCAAGTCGCCGGCCACCTACGAGTACAACGTCGAGGTGACGCGGCAGGTCGTGAAGCGCGCCCACTCGCTGGGCGTGACGGTGGAGGCCGAGATCGGCTGCCTGGGCGGCATCGAGGACGGGCACGGTGCCGGCCTGACCGGTGACGAGGCCCTGGCCCACCTGACCGACCCGGCCGAGGCCGAGCGCTTCGTCGCCGACACCGGCTGCGATGCGCTGGCCGTCGCCATCGGCACGAGCCACGGCGCCTACAAGTTCACGCGCAAGCCCGAGGGCGACGTGCTCAAGATGGACGTCATCGAGGATATCCATCGCCGCCTGCCGAACACGCACCTGGTGATGCACGGCTCGAGCAGCGTGCCGCGCGAACTGGTCGACATGATCAACAAGTACGGCGGCAAGCTCAAGGAGAGCTACGGCGTGCCTGTCGAGGCCATCCAGAAGGGCATCAAGCACGGCGTGCGCAAGATCAACGTCGACACCGACAACCGCCTGGCGATCACCGGCGCCATCCGCAAGGTCTTCGCCGAGACGCCCGAGAAGTTCGATCCCCGCGACTACATGAAGCCGGCGCGTGAAGCGATGGCGCAGGTCGTGAAGGAACGCATGATCGCCTTCGGGCAGGCCGGCTGGGCCGACAAGGTGCCCAACATCGGCCTCGACGAGATGGCGCGCCGTTACCGTTCGTAA
- the kbl gene encoding glycine C-acetyltransferase, whose protein sequence is MYGKLGEVLRGELDSLRAQGLYKEERVLEGPQGAEVTVGGRTVLNFCANNYLGLASDPRVTEAARRTLSEWGYGLSSVRFICGTTSLHKQLERELSDFLGTEDTILYAACFDANGGIFEPLLDKDSTIITDQLNHASIIDGVRLAKAQRLIYQHADMNSLEEQLKAAQAAPFRLIVTDGVFSMDGDLVKLPEICDLAEKYGALVMVDDSHATGFVGPTGRGTAERFGCIGRVDIVTTTLGKALGGALGGCTSGRAEVIEWLRQKSRPYLFSNSLPMMICGAALEVLRILREDTGPLRQLERNQQRLRSGLRELGFDVDPGEHPIIPVHFRRHQDDAIMAQGMAKDLLQQGIYCIGFSFPVVPRGQARIRLQASAAHTDAHVDRCLEAFANVGRQRGAI, encoded by the coding sequence ATGTACGGGAAACTGGGAGAGGTCCTGCGGGGCGAACTGGATTCGTTGCGTGCGCAGGGCCTCTACAAGGAGGAGCGGGTGCTCGAAGGCCCGCAGGGCGCCGAGGTGACCGTCGGCGGCCGCACGGTGCTGAACTTCTGCGCGAACAACTACCTGGGACTGGCCTCGGATCCGCGCGTGACCGAAGCCGCGCGGCGCACGCTGTCCGAGTGGGGCTACGGTCTCAGCTCCGTGCGCTTCATCTGCGGCACGACCTCGCTGCACAAGCAGCTCGAACGGGAACTGAGCGACTTCCTCGGCACCGAGGACACGATCCTCTATGCGGCGTGCTTCGACGCCAACGGCGGCATCTTCGAGCCATTGCTGGACAAGGACAGCACGATCATCACCGACCAGCTCAACCATGCGTCGATCATCGACGGCGTGCGCCTGGCGAAGGCGCAGCGGTTGATCTACCAGCACGCGGACATGAACAGCCTGGAAGAGCAGTTGAAGGCCGCGCAGGCGGCGCCGTTCCGGCTGATCGTGACCGACGGCGTGTTCTCGATGGACGGCGACCTGGTGAAGCTGCCCGAGATCTGCGACCTGGCCGAGAAGTACGGTGCGCTGGTGATGGTGGATGACAGCCATGCCACCGGTTTCGTGGGGCCGACCGGCCGCGGGACCGCCGAGCGGTTCGGCTGCATCGGTCGTGTCGATATCGTCACGACCACGCTCGGCAAGGCGCTCGGCGGGGCGCTCGGCGGCTGCACCAGCGGGCGCGCCGAGGTCATCGAGTGGCTGCGCCAGAAGAGCCGCCCGTACCTGTTCAGCAACTCGTTGCCGATGATGATCTGCGGCGCGGCACTCGAGGTCCTGCGCATCCTGCGCGAGGACACGGGCCCGCTGCGTCAGCTCGAACGCAACCAGCAGCGCCTGCGTAGCGGCCTGCGCGAACTGGGCTTCGACGTCGATCCCGGCGAGCACCCGATCATCCCGGTGCACTTCAGGCGCCACCAGGACGACGCGATCATGGCCCAGGGCATGGCGAAAGACCTGCTGCAGCAGGGCATCTACTGCATCGGGTTCAGCTTTCCGGTCGTGCCGCGGGGGCAGGCGCGCATCCGCCTGCAGGCCTCGGCCGCGCATACCGATGCGCACGTGGACCGCTGCCTCGAGGCATTCGCGAACGTGGGCCGGCAGCGCGGCGCGATCTAG
- a CDS encoding zinc ABC transporter substrate-binding protein produces the protein MAALLAAGTAPAAPAAPLRVAVSIPPQQWLVEQVAGAGIQVSVLVGAGQSPENFAPTPRQVADLQSAEAFFSAGVAFELGLLPRLRAMPGAPRTAGRRPLSDRHGTHGDDEDPHAWLDPPEAVAFADTVCRVLSELRPGNAAEYARGRDALAARLAVLDRDCAAMLQGCAGREFFVFHPAYGHFAKRYGLVQVAVEDHGHEPGARHLAETIERAKAVGAKAILVQPQFPQRSAKAVAGAVGARLVVADPLSSDYEAGLRHLAATLQELLGCGDGKSAP, from the coding sequence ATGGCAGCCCTCCTCGCGGCCGGGACAGCGCCGGCGGCGCCGGCAGCGCCCCTGCGCGTTGCCGTGAGCATCCCCCCCCAGCAGTGGCTGGTCGAACAGGTGGCGGGCGCCGGCATACAGGTGTCGGTACTGGTCGGCGCGGGACAGTCGCCCGAGAACTTCGCACCGACGCCCCGGCAGGTCGCCGACCTGCAGTCCGCCGAGGCGTTCTTCAGCGCCGGCGTCGCCTTCGAACTGGGCCTGCTGCCGCGCCTGCGCGCCATGCCCGGTGCGCCGCGAACGGCCGGTCGCCGCCCGCTGAGCGACCGCCACGGCACCCATGGCGACGATGAGGACCCGCACGCCTGGCTCGATCCGCCCGAAGCCGTCGCCTTTGCCGACACCGTCTGTCGCGTGTTGTCCGAACTGCGTCCCGGGAACGCCGCCGAGTACGCCCGCGGCCGTGACGCGCTGGCGGCCAGGCTCGCGGTGCTGGACCGTGACTGCGCCGCGATGCTGCAGGGCTGCGCCGGCCGCGAGTTCTTCGTCTTCCACCCGGCCTACGGGCATTTTGCCAAGCGCTACGGCCTGGTGCAGGTCGCCGTCGAGGACCACGGCCACGAGCCGGGCGCGCGCCACCTGGCCGAGACCATCGAACGTGCGAAAGCCGTCGGGGCCAAGGCCATCCTGGTGCAGCCGCAGTTCCCGCAGCGTTCGGCCAAGGCCGTCGCCGGCGCCGTGGGCGCGCGCCTGGTCGTGGCCGACCCGCTGTCGTCCGACTACGAGGCGGGGCTGCGTCACCTGGCCGCCACGCTCCAGGAACTGCTCGGCTGCGGCGACGGGAAGTCGGCGCCGTGA
- a CDS encoding AsmA family protein, with the protein MASFTWARRRRVWIPLVIVVVVALAGVWLVPGDAVRNLVSSRLQAALGRPVTIGTVQARLLPSPRVVLRDVRVGPGGAGPLLELDIARLELSLAFGPLLKRQVEVTTLAIDAPRVLVQVPESGANGGARAPATAAGSSLRVNIRSLTITNGSVAVRRADGAPLLELAGLSEKLTASLAPGGDIALKGRTTLDTLRFHSPQGTLGEGMRLSWDKELTWTAAGKRLGITASTLSLGDLPVTVSGTVDVADAKAPVADLAFTGGPTQVSSLVGFLPPFLAPRMEGVTSAGEIALAGTVKGRLAAPAAKGQPLPFAYDVQFDLAGGRVTAPGLPAPLSGIELHLRAHDDVVDITRFAAATARSRVDLAGTMNSLLTTPQVALKVTADVDLAEAMALQPPKPGQPEMSGRVSGVFDVSGPVQPPTALSLVGEGRVHDLKMSGPALRPAIDRIDGPFRLQGQRLFADGVVYRQGTTDLTITGTVDNYLALVPELKVAPPAVLAAKVDGRLLDADQYAAPPGTKKEAAGPDSGLARMALLTGRADVTMKRLLTRGHELQDVQGIVALDRGRLDLQGVRGTLYGGRVDMSGTVNLADPAHGTMDLDVKLAGVQAQELSRRAVAMSRFARLGGLVTGLVDGQAKLKGALDDTFGLDLMTFTTKGQVEFREARLAGSPLQMKLAALLAAPQLESIAVTQWLQPFRIEDGKLYVDGLRLTAAGIGVKAGGWQSLDGTVALGVEMTVPQALAAGLRAKLPSAVAAVLFDGSGAPLVVPVGLTGRWEDPQVQLDTDAMVGAARDRATAAVGRQVDQAKQQVTDRLAEEAGRALDRLTGQKPDSAAAGADSAAAGADSTQAPALQDQVKSILKGLRGGKGK; encoded by the coding sequence ATGGCCAGCTTCACCTGGGCCCGCCGCCGGCGTGTCTGGATCCCGCTCGTTATCGTCGTGGTGGTGGCGCTCGCAGGCGTCTGGCTGGTGCCGGGCGATGCGGTGCGCAACCTGGTCAGCAGCCGCCTGCAGGCCGCTCTGGGCCGTCCCGTCACCATCGGTACGGTGCAGGCCAGGTTGCTGCCGTCGCCTCGCGTCGTGCTGCGCGACGTGCGCGTGGGGCCGGGCGGAGCCGGGCCGCTGCTCGAACTCGACATTGCCCGCCTTGAACTCTCGCTCGCGTTCGGCCCCCTGCTGAAGCGGCAGGTCGAAGTGACGACCCTGGCCATCGATGCCCCGCGCGTGCTGGTGCAGGTACCCGAGTCGGGCGCGAACGGCGGCGCTCGCGCGCCGGCAACGGCTGCGGGGTCGTCGCTGCGCGTCAACATCCGCAGCCTGACCATCACGAACGGTTCGGTGGCCGTGCGCCGCGCCGATGGCGCGCCGCTGCTCGAACTGGCGGGGTTGTCGGAGAAGCTCACGGCCAGCCTGGCGCCCGGCGGCGATATCGCGCTCAAGGGCCGCACCACCCTGGACACGCTGCGGTTCCACTCGCCGCAGGGCACGCTCGGCGAGGGCATGCGTCTGTCCTGGGACAAGGAGCTCACCTGGACGGCCGCGGGCAAGCGGCTCGGCATCACGGCCTCGACCCTCTCGCTCGGCGACCTGCCGGTCACGGTATCGGGCACGGTCGATGTGGCCGATGCGAAAGCGCCGGTGGCCGACCTCGCCTTCACCGGCGGCCCGACCCAGGTCTCGTCGCTGGTCGGCTTCCTGCCGCCGTTCCTGGCGCCGCGGATGGAAGGTGTCACATCGGCTGGCGAAATTGCCTTGGCCGGCACCGTCAAGGGCCGCCTGGCGGCTCCCGCGGCCAAGGGACAACCGCTGCCGTTCGCCTACGATGTGCAATTCGACCTGGCCGGCGGCCGGGTCACTGCGCCCGGCTTGCCGGCGCCGCTCTCCGGCATCGAGCTCCACCTGCGCGCGCATGACGACGTGGTCGACATCACGCGCTTCGCCGCCGCCACGGCGCGCAGCCGGGTCGACCTCGCGGGCACGATGAATTCGCTGCTCACCACGCCGCAGGTCGCCCTCAAGGTCACGGCCGACGTGGACCTGGCCGAGGCCATGGCCCTGCAGCCGCCGAAGCCCGGCCAGCCTGAGATGTCCGGTCGCGTCAGCGGCGTGTTCGACGTGAGCGGGCCGGTGCAGCCGCCGACCGCCCTCTCACTCGTGGGCGAGGGGCGCGTCCACGACCTGAAGATGTCCGGGCCGGCACTGCGACCGGCCATCGACCGCATCGATGGGCCGTTCCGCCTGCAGGGCCAGCGCCTGTTCGCCGACGGCGTCGTCTATCGGCAGGGCACGACCGACCTGACGATCACCGGCACGGTCGACAACTACCTGGCCCTGGTGCCGGAACTGAAGGTGGCGCCGCCGGCGGTGCTGGCGGCGAAGGTCGATGGCCGCCTGCTCGACGCCGACCAGTACGCGGCGCCTCCGGGTACGAAGAAGGAAGCAGCCGGCCCCGACAGCGGACTGGCGCGCATGGCCCTGTTGACCGGCCGGGCCGACGTCACGATGAAGCGCCTGCTCACGCGCGGACATGAACTGCAGGATGTGCAGGGCATCGTCGCACTGGACCGCGGGCGCCTGGACCTGCAGGGCGTTCGCGGCACGCTCTACGGCGGACGCGTCGACATGTCGGGCACCGTCAACCTGGCCGACCCCGCGCACGGGACCATGGATCTCGACGTGAAGCTGGCCGGCGTCCAGGCGCAGGAACTGAGTCGCCGCGCCGTGGCGATGAGTCGTTTCGCGCGACTGGGCGGGCTGGTCACCGGCCTGGTCGACGGGCAGGCGAAGCTGAAGGGCGCGCTCGACGACACGTTCGGCCTGGACCTGATGACGTTCACTACCAAGGGCCAGGTGGAGTTCCGCGAGGCGCGGCTCGCGGGCTCGCCGCTGCAGATGAAGCTGGCCGCGCTGCTGGCGGCGCCCCAACTCGAGTCGATCGCGGTCACGCAGTGGTTGCAGCCGTTCCGGATCGAGGACGGCAAGCTGTACGTGGACGGCCTGCGCCTGACGGCCGCCGGTATCGGCGTGAAGGCCGGGGGCTGGCAATCGCTCGACGGCACCGTGGCGCTGGGCGTGGAAATGACCGTGCCGCAGGCGCTCGCCGCGGGGCTGCGCGCGAAGCTCCCGTCGGCGGTGGCGGCGGTGCTGTTCGACGGCTCGGGTGCGCCCCTGGTCGTGCCGGTGGGCCTGACCGGCCGCTGGGAAGACCCGCAGGTGCAGCTCGACACCGACGCGATGGTGGGCGCGGCGCGCGACCGGGCCACGGCTGCCGTGGGGCGGCAGGTGGACCAGGCGAAGCAGCAGGTGACCGACAGGCTGGCCGAGGAAGCCGGCCGGGCTCTCGACCGCCTGACCGGCCAGAAGCCCGATTCCGCGGCCGCAGGGGCCGATTCGGCCGCCGCAGGGGCCGATTCAACCCAGGCGCCGGCCCTCCAGGACCAGGTCAAGTCGATCCTGAAGGGACTGCGCGGGGGCAAGGGGAAGTAG